A genome region from Neisseria meningitidis includes the following:
- the amgK gene encoding N-acetylmuramate/N-acetylglucosamine kinase AmgK produces the protein MQRQTELKNWLQTIYPERDFDLSFAAADADFRRYFRATFSDGSSVVCMDAPPDKMSVAPYLKVQKLFDMVNVPQVLHADTDLGFVVLNDLGNTTFLTAMLQEQGEAAHKALLLEAIGELVELQKASREGVLPEYDRETMLREINLFPEWFVAKELGRELTFKQRQLWQQTVDTLLPPLLAQPKVYVHRDFIVRNLMLTRGRPGVLDFQDALYGPISYDLVSLLRDAFIEWEEEFVLDLVIRYWEKARAAGLPVPEAFDEFYRWFEWMGVQRHLKVAGIFARLYYRDGKDKYRPEIPRFLNYLRRVSRRYAELAPLYALLVELVGDEELETGFTF, from the coding sequence ATGCAACGGCAAACCGAACTGAAAAATTGGCTTCAGACCATCTATCCCGAACGGGACTTCGATCTGTCCTTCGCGGCGGCGGATGCTGATTTCCGCCGCTATTTCCGTGCAACGTTTTCAGACGGCAGCAGTGTCGTCTGCATGGATGCACCGCCCGACAAGATGAGTGTCGCACCTTATTTGAAAGTGCAGAAACTGTTTGACATGGTCAATGTACCGCAGGTATTGCACGCGGACACGGATTTGGGGTTTGTGGTATTGAACGACTTGGGCAATACGACGTTTTTGACCGCGATGCTTCAGGAGCAGGGCGAAGCGGCGCACAAAGCCCTGCTTTTGGAGGCAATCGGCGAGCTGGTCGAATTGCAGAAGGCAAGCCGTGAAGGGGTTTTGCCCGAATATGACCGTGAAACGATGCTGCGCGAAATCAACCTGTTCCCGGAATGGTTTGTCGCAAAAGAATTGGGGCGCGAATTAACATTCAAACAACGCCAACTTTGGCAGCAAACCGTCGATACGCTGCTGCCGCCCCTGTTGGCGCAGCCCAAAGTCTATGTGCACCGCGACTTTATCGTCCGCAACCTGATGCTGACGCGCGGCAGACCGGGCGTTTTAGACTTCCAAGACGCGCTTTACGGCCCGATTTCCTACGATTTGGTGTCGCTGTTGCGCGATGCCTTTATCGAATGGGAAGAAGAATTTGTCTTGGACTTGGTTATCCGCTACTGGGAAAAGGCGCGGGCTGCCGGCTTGCCCGTCCCCGAAGCGTTTGACGAGTTTTACCGCTGGTTCGAATGGATGGGCGTGCAGCGGCACTTGAAGGTTGCAGGCATCTTCGCACGCCTGTACTACCGTGACGGCAAAGACAAATACCGTCCCGAAATCCCGCGTTTCTTAAACTATCTGCGCCGCGTATCGCGCCGTTATGCCGAACTCGCCCCGCTCTACGCGCTCTTGGTCGAACTGGTCGGCGATGAAGAACTGGAAACGGGCTTTACGTTTTAA
- a CDS encoding ribonuclease catalytic domain-containing protein: protein MNIFYEESGQFKIAAIIQKNDATYQVDTPHGKRTKVKANNVFAEFDGDMAAFLENAQAQAADIDTDLLWEVCGEEEFTAEAIAEEYYGHAPTKTELAATLIALYAAPMYFYKKAKGVFKAAPEETLKQALAAIERKKQQDAQIDAWAEALKRGEMPSEIAADLKTILHAPDKQSLTYKAFTKAADALKTSAYELAKKTGGITSIPQYLQDGFEIKYFPKGTGFPDLPLPEMPDLPKADVTAFSIDDESTTEVDDALSLTDLGNGIKRVGIHIAAPSLAIKQGDKMEKNIMERLSTVYFPGGKITMLPENWIAAFSLDAGTYRPSISIYFDVDNEFNVGAPTCKIEAVNIAENLRIQAIEPHFNAEAGLDEAGEMMFAHHQDLIWFYQFATALQKARGKYEPDRAPQYDYSIELDKEDNVSVVRRERGSPIDTLVSEMMILANSTWAQMLHDNDLPGLFRVQPTGKVRMSTKSEPHIGMGVRHYGWFTSPLRRAADYINQKQLISLIDDTAEPLYQNSDAELFAALRDFDAAYTAYADFQRQMEAYWSLVYLQQQGTSELTATILKEDLVRIEGLPLVTRATGIPFDALPKSQALFKITELDAEKQFVSLNYIKAVAPAGTTAGNAV from the coding sequence ATGAATATTTTTTACGAAGAGTCCGGCCAATTCAAAATCGCCGCCATCATCCAAAAAAACGATGCCACCTACCAAGTCGATACCCCACACGGCAAACGCACCAAAGTGAAGGCGAACAACGTCTTTGCCGAGTTTGACGGCGATATGGCGGCGTTTTTGGAAAACGCGCAGGCACAGGCGGCGGACATCGACACCGATTTATTGTGGGAAGTATGCGGCGAAGAGGAATTTACCGCCGAAGCCATCGCCGAAGAATATTACGGCCATGCGCCGACCAAAACCGAGCTGGCGGCAACTTTGATTGCGCTTTACGCCGCGCCGATGTATTTCTACAAAAAAGCCAAAGGCGTGTTCAAAGCCGCGCCCGAAGAAACTTTAAAACAAGCACTTGCCGCCATCGAACGCAAAAAACAGCAAGACGCGCAAATCGACGCTTGGGCGGAAGCCTTGAAACGCGGCGAGATGCCGTCTGAAATCGCGGCGGATTTGAAAACCATCCTGCACGCGCCCGACAAGCAGTCGCTGACCTACAAAGCCTTTACCAAAGCCGCCGACGCGCTGAAAACCTCTGCCTACGAATTGGCGAAAAAAACGGGCGGCATTACGTCCATTCCCCAATACCTGCAAGACGGGTTTGAAATCAAATATTTCCCCAAAGGAACAGGCTTCCCCGACCTTCCGCTTCCTGAAATGCCTGACTTACCCAAAGCCGACGTTACCGCCTTTTCCATTGACGACGAATCGACTACCGAAGTGGACGACGCTTTAAGCCTGACCGATTTGGGCAATGGCATAAAACGCGTCGGCATCCACATTGCCGCGCCGTCGCTTGCCATTAAGCAAGGCGACAAAATGGAAAAAAACATCATGGAACGCTTAAGCACGGTTTATTTTCCCGGCGGCAAAATCACGATGTTGCCCGAAAACTGGATTGCCGCGTTCAGCCTTGATGCAGGTACATACCGCCCTTCCATCAGCATTTATTTCGATGTGGACAACGAGTTCAACGTCGGCGCGCCGACCTGCAAAATCGAAGCGGTCAACATCGCTGAAAACCTGCGTATCCAAGCCATCGAACCGCATTTCAACGCCGAAGCGGGCTTGGACGAAGCGGGCGAAATGATGTTCGCCCACCATCAAGACCTGATTTGGTTTTATCAATTCGCCACCGCCCTGCAAAAAGCGCGCGGCAAATACGAACCCGACCGCGCGCCGCAATACGATTACAGCATCGAATTGGATAAAGAAGACAACGTATCCGTCGTCCGCCGCGAACGCGGTTCGCCCATCGATACGCTGGTCAGCGAGATGATGATTCTTGCCAACAGCACTTGGGCGCAAATGCTCCATGACAACGACCTGCCCGGCCTCTTCCGCGTCCAACCCACCGGAAAAGTACGCATGAGCACCAAATCCGAGCCGCATATCGGCATGGGCGTGCGGCATTACGGCTGGTTTACCTCGCCGCTGCGCCGCGCCGCCGACTACATCAACCAAAAGCAGCTGATCAGCCTGATAGACGACACTGCCGAGCCGCTGTATCAAAACAGCGATGCCGAGCTTTTCGCCGCACTGCGCGACTTTGATGCCGCCTATACCGCCTACGCCGACTTCCAACGCCAAATGGAAGCCTACTGGAGCCTGGTTTACCTGCAACAGCAAGGCACGAGCGAGCTGACGGCGACGATTCTGAAAGAAGACCTCGTCCGCATCGAAGGTCTGCCGCTAGTAACACGCGCGACCGGTATTCCGTTTGACGCGCTGCCCAAATCGCAGGCATTGTTCAAAATCACCGAATTAGATGCCGAGAAGCAGTTTGTCTCGCTCAACTACATCAAGGCAGTCGCACCCGCGGGTACAACGGCAGGCAATGCCGTCTGA
- the murJ gene encoding murein biosynthesis integral membrane protein MurJ, translated as MNMLGALAKVGSLTMVSRVLGFVRDTVIARAFGAGMATDAFFVAFKLPNLLRRVFAEGAFAQAFVPILAEYKETRSKEATEAFIRHVAGMLSFVLVIVTALGILAAPWVIYVSAPGFAKDADKFQLSIDLLRITFPYILLISLSSFVGSVLNSYHKFGIPAFTPTFLNVSFIVFALFFVPYFDPPVTALAWAVFVGGILQLGFQLPWLAKLGFLKLPKLNFKDAAVNRVMKQMAPAILGVSVAQISLVINTIFASYLQSGSVSWMYYADRMMELPGGVLGAALGTILLPTLSKHSANQDTEQFSALLDWGLRLCMLLTLPAAVGLAVLSFPLVATLFMYREFTLFDAQMTQHALIAYSFGLIGLIMIKVLAPGFYARQNIKTPVKIAIFTLICTQLMNLAFIGPLKHVGLSLAIGLGACINAGLLFYLLRRHGIYQPGKGWAAFLAKMLLSLAVMGGGLYAAQIWLPFDWAHAGGMQKAARLFILIAVGGGLYFASLAALGFRPRHFKRVEN; from the coding sequence ATGAATATGCTGGGAGCTTTGGCAAAAGTCGGCAGCCTGACGATGGTGTCGCGCGTTTTGGGATTTGTGCGCGATACGGTCATTGCGCGCGCATTCGGCGCGGGCATGGCGACGGATGCGTTTTTTGTCGCGTTCAAACTGCCCAACCTGCTTCGCCGCGTGTTTGCGGAGGGGGCGTTTGCCCAAGCGTTTGTGCCGATTTTGGCGGAATATAAGGAAACGCGTTCTAAAGAGGCGACGGAGGCTTTTATCCGCCATGTGGCGGGGATGCTGTCGTTTGTGCTGGTCATCGTTACCGCGCTGGGCATACTTGCTGCGCCTTGGGTGATTTATGTTTCCGCACCCGGTTTTGCCAAAGATGCCGACAAATTTCAGCTCTCCATCGATTTGCTGCGGATTACGTTCCCCTATATCTTATTGATTTCACTTTCCTCTTTTGTCGGCTCGGTACTCAATTCTTATCATAAGTTCGGCATTCCGGCGTTTACGCCCACGTTTCTGAACGTGTCGTTTATCGTATTCGCGCTGTTTTTCGTGCCGTATTTCGATCCTCCCGTTACCGCGCTGGCTTGGGCGGTTTTTGTCGGCGGTATTTTGCAGCTCGGCTTTCAGCTCCCTTGGTTGGCGAAACTGGGTTTTTTGAAACTGCCCAAACTGAATTTCAAAGATGCGGCGGTCAACCGCGTCATGAAACAAATGGCACCTGCGATTTTGGGCGTGAGCGTGGCGCAGATTTCTTTGGTTATCAACACGATTTTCGCGTCTTATCTGCAATCGGGCAGCGTTTCATGGATGTATTACGCCGACCGCATGATGGAGCTGCCCGGCGGCGTGCTGGGGGCGGCACTCGGTACGATTTTGCTGCCGACTTTGTCCAAACACTCGGCAAACCAAGATACGGAACAGTTTTCCGCCCTGCTCGACTGGGGTTTGCGCCTGTGCATGCTGCTGACGCTGCCGGCGGCGGTCGGACTGGCGGTGTTGTCGTTCCCGCTGGTGGCAACCTTGTTTATGTACCGAGAATTCACGCTGTTTGACGCGCAGATGACGCAACACGCGCTGATTGCCTATTCTTTCGGTTTAATCGGTTTAATCATGATTAAAGTGTTGGCGCCCGGCTTTTATGCGCGGCAAAACATCAAAACGCCCGTCAAAATCGCCATCTTCACGCTCATTTGCACGCAGTTGATGAACCTTGCCTTTATCGGCCCACTGAAACACGTCGGACTTTCGCTTGCCATCGGTCTGGGCGCGTGTATCAATGCCGGATTGTTGTTTTACCTGTTGCGCAGACACGGTATTTACCAACCTGGCAAGGGTTGGGCAGCGTTCTTGGCAAAAATGCTGCTCTCGCTCGCCGTGATGGGAGGCGGCCTGTATGCCGCCCAAATCTGGCTGCCGTTCGACTGGGCACACGCCGGCGGAATGCAAAAGGCCGCCCGGCTCTTCATCCTGATTGCCGTCGGCGGCGGACTGTATTTCGCATCACTGGCGGCTTTGGGCTTCCGTCCGCGCCATTTCAAACGCGTGGAAAACTGA
- the purB gene encoding adenylosuccinate lyase, whose amino-acid sequence MINPIASLSPLDGRYAQSVEALRPIFSEYGLMKARVKVELNWLKALAAEPKIAEVPPFSAETLAEIDTVIENFSLEDAAAVKAIEATTNHDVKAIEYWLKKRFAEVPEVAAVSEFIHFACTSEDINNLSHALMLQEAREAVLLPKLAEIIEKLTAMAHDLAAVPMMSRTHGQPATPTTLGKETANVVYRLQRQFKSLQAQEFLGKINGAVGNYNAHMVAYPDVDWETHCRNFVEISLGLTFNPYTIQIEPHDYMAEFFQTLSRINTILIDFNRDVWGYISLGYFKQKVKAGEVGSSTMPHKVNPIDFENSEGNLGMANAVLGFLAEKLPISRWQRDLTDSTVLRNMGVGVGYAVLGFAAHLRGLNKLEPNPAALAADLDATWELLAEPIQTVMRRYGVANPYEKLKDLTRGKGGITPEVLKGFIGLLEIPAEAKAKLLELTPALYVGKAEALAKRI is encoded by the coding sequence ATGATCAACCCCATCGCCTCGCTTTCCCCTTTAGACGGCCGTTATGCCCAATCCGTTGAAGCATTGCGCCCGATTTTCTCAGAGTACGGCCTGATGAAAGCGCGCGTCAAAGTCGAATTAAACTGGCTCAAAGCCCTCGCCGCCGAGCCGAAGATTGCCGAAGTGCCGCCCTTCAGTGCCGAAACGCTTGCCGAAATCGACACGGTGATTGAAAACTTTTCATTGGAAGACGCGGCCGCCGTCAAAGCCATCGAAGCCACGACCAATCATGATGTCAAAGCCATTGAATATTGGCTGAAAAAACGTTTTGCCGAAGTGCCGGAAGTCGCCGCCGTGAGTGAGTTCATCCACTTCGCCTGCACCAGCGAAGACATCAACAACCTGTCCCACGCTTTAATGCTGCAAGAAGCGCGTGAGGCTGTTTTGCTGCCCAAACTGGCAGAAATCATCGAAAAACTGACCGCTATGGCGCACGACCTTGCCGCCGTCCCGATGATGAGCCGCACCCACGGCCAGCCCGCCACGCCGACCACTTTGGGCAAAGAAACCGCCAATGTCGTGTACCGCCTGCAACGCCAGTTTAAAAGCCTTCAGGCGCAAGAGTTCCTCGGCAAAATCAACGGCGCGGTCGGCAACTACAACGCCCACATGGTCGCCTATCCCGACGTCGATTGGGAAACCCACTGCCGCAACTTCGTCGAAATCAGCCTTGGCCTGACCTTCAACCCCTACACCATCCAAATCGAGCCGCACGACTACATGGCTGAATTCTTCCAAACCCTCAGCCGCATCAACACCATCCTGATCGACTTTAACCGCGACGTTTGGGGCTACATTTCTTTGGGGTACTTCAAACAAAAAGTCAAAGCGGGCGAAGTTGGTTCTTCCACCATGCCGCACAAAGTCAACCCCATCGACTTTGAAAACTCCGAGGGCAACCTTGGTATGGCAAACGCCGTATTGGGTTTTTTGGCGGAAAAACTGCCGATTTCCCGTTGGCAGCGCGACCTGACCGACAGCACCGTCTTACGCAATATGGGCGTGGGCGTGGGCTATGCCGTGTTGGGTTTCGCCGCCCACCTGCGCGGTCTGAACAAGCTCGAACCTAACCCCGCCGCGCTTGCCGCCGATTTGGATGCCACTTGGGAGCTGCTCGCCGAGCCGATTCAAACCGTAATGCGCCGTTACGGCGTGGCCAATCCTTACGAGAAGCTGAAAGACCTGACGCGCGGCAAAGGCGGCATCACGCCCGAAGTGCTGAAAGGCTTTATCGGATTGCTGGAAATCCCCGCCGAAGCCAAAGCCAAATTGCTTGAGCTGACCCCCGCGCTGTATGTGGGCAAGGCTGAAGCGTTGGCGAAACGGATTTGA
- a CDS encoding peptidylprolyl isomerase, translating into MKIKALMIAAALLAAADVHAAPQKAKTASAKAAKAAKAAKVAKVAKVAKVAKVAKVAATAQKEAAPAQQQGGIRFSDGIAAVADNEVITRRRLAEAVAEAKANLPKDAQISESELSRQVLMQLVNQSLIVQAGKRRNIQASEAEIDAVVAKNSALKNLSPAQRRDFADNIIAEKVRQQAVMQNSRVSEAEIDAFLEQAQKQGITLPEGAPLRQYRAQHILIKADSENAAVGAESTIRKIYGEARSGTDFSSLARQYSQDASAGNGGDLGWFADGVMVPAFEEAVHALKPGQVGAPVRTQFGWHIIKLNEVRDAGTPQERIRNSVRQYIFQQKAEQATVNLLRDLHSGAYVDIR; encoded by the coding sequence ATGAAAATCAAAGCCCTGATGATTGCCGCCGCATTGCTGGCAGCAGCCGATGTCCACGCCGCACCGCAAAAGGCAAAAACCGCATCCGCCAAAGCTGCCAAAGCTGCCAAAGCTGCCAAAGTTGCCAAAGTTGCCAAAGTTGCCAAAGTTGCCAAAGTTGCCAAAGTTGCCGCCACGGCGCAAAAAGAAGCCGCACCCGCACAACAGCAGGGCGGTATCCGCTTTTCAGACGGCATTGCCGCCGTTGCCGACAACGAAGTCATCACGCGCCGCCGGCTTGCCGAAGCCGTTGCCGAAGCCAAAGCCAACCTGCCCAAAGACGCGCAGATAAGCGAATCCGAGCTGTCCCGACAGGTGCTGATGCAGCTTGTCAACCAATCCCTGATTGTACAGGCGGGCAAACGCCGCAACATTCAAGCAAGCGAAGCGGAAATCGATGCCGTCGTCGCAAAAAATTCCGCCCTCAAAAACCTCAGCCCCGCCCAACGCCGCGATTTTGCCGACAACATCATTGCCGAAAAAGTCCGCCAGCAGGCAGTGATGCAGAACAGCCGCGTGAGCGAAGCTGAAATCGATGCCTTCCTCGAGCAGGCGCAAAAACAAGGCATCACCCTGCCCGAAGGCGCACCGTTGCGCCAATACCGCGCCCAACACATCCTGATTAAAGCCGACAGCGAAAACGCCGCCGTCGGCGCGGAAAGCACCATCCGCAAAATCTACGGAGAGGCCCGCAGCGGCACAGACTTTTCCAGCCTAGCGCGCCAATATTCGCAAGACGCGAGCGCGGGCAACGGCGGAGATTTGGGCTGGTTTGCCGACGGCGTGATGGTTCCCGCCTTTGAAGAAGCCGTCCACGCGCTCAAACCCGGACAGGTCGGCGCGCCCGTCCGCACCCAATTCGGCTGGCATATCATCAAATTGAACGAAGTGCGCGATGCCGGCACACCTCAGGAACGTATCCGCAATTCCGTGCGGCAATACATCTTCCAACAAAAAGCCGAACAGGCAACCGTCAACCTGTTGCGTGACCTGCATTCCGGCGCGTATGTCGACATCCGCTAA
- a CDS encoding LPS-assembly protein LptD gives MARLFSLKPLVLALGFCFGTHCAAADAVAAEETDNPTAGGSVRSVSEPIQPTSLSLGSTCLFCSNESGSPERTEAAVQGSGEASIPEDYTRIVADRMEGQSQVQVRAEGNVVVERNRTTLNADWADYDQSGDTVTAGDRFALQQDGTLIRGETLTYNLEQQTGEAHNVRMETEHGGRRLQSVSRTAEMLGEGHYKLTETQFNTCSAGDAGWYVKAASVEADREKGIGVAKHAAFVFGGVPLFYTPWADFPLDGNRKSGLLVPSLSAGSDGVSLSVPYYFNLAPNLDATFAPGVIGERGAVFDGQVRYLRPDYAGQSDLTWLPHDKKSGRNNRYQAKWQHRHDISDTLQAGVDFNQVSDSGYYRDFYGNKEIAGNVNLNRRVWLDYGGRAAGGSLNAGLSVLKYQTLANQSGYKDKPYALMPRLSADWRKNTGRAQIGVSAQFTRFSHDSRQDGSRLVVYPDIKWDFSNSWGYVRPKLGLHATYYSLNRFGSQEARRVSRTLPIVNIDSGMTFERNTRMFGGEVLQTLEPRLFYNYIPAKSQNDLPNFDSSESSFGYGQLFRENLYYGNDRINTANSLSAAVQSRILDGATGEERFRAGIGQKFYFKNDAVMLDGSVGKKPRSRSDWVAFASSGIGSRFILDSSIHYNQNDKRAENYAVGASYRPAQGKVLNARYKYGRNEKIYLKSDGSYFYDKLSQLDLSAQWPLTRNLSAVVRYNYGFEAKKPIEVLAGAEYKSSCGCWGAGVYAQRYVTGENTYKNAVFFSLQLKDLSSVGRNPADRMDVAVPGYIPAHSLSAGRNKRP, from the coding sequence TTGGCTCGTTTATTTTCACTCAAACCACTGGTGCTGGCATTGGGCTTCTGTTTCGGCACGCATTGCGCCGCCGCCGATGCCGTTGCGGCGGAGGAAACGGACAATCCGACCGCCGGAGGAAGCGTTCGGAGCGTGTCCGAACCCATACAGCCTACCAGCCTGAGCCTCGGTTCGACCTGCCTGTTTTGCAGTAACGAAAGCGGCAGCCCCGAGAGAACCGAAGCCGCCGTCCAAGGCAGCGGCGAAGCATCCATCCCCGAAGACTATACGCGCATTGTTGCCGACAGGATGGAAGGACAGTCGCAGGTGCAGGTGCGTGCCGAAGGCAACGTCGTCGTCGAACGCAATCGGACGACCCTCAATGCCGATTGGGCGGATTACGACCAGTCGGGCGACACCGTTACCGCAGGCGACCGGTTCGCCCTCCAACAGGACGGTACGCTGATTCGGGGCGAAACCCTGACCTACAATCTCGAGCAGCAGACCGGGGAAGCGCACAACGTCCGTATGGAAACCGAACACGGCGGACGGCGGCTGCAAAGCGTCAGCCGCACCGCCGAAATGTTGGGCGAAGGGCATTACAAACTGACGGAAACCCAATTCAACACCTGTTCCGCCGGCGATGCCGGCTGGTATGTCAAGGCCGCTTCCGTCGAAGCCGATCGGGAAAAAGGCATAGGCGTTGCCAAACACGCCGCCTTCGTGTTCGGCGGCGTTCCCCTTTTCTATACGCCTTGGGCGGACTTCCCGCTTGACGGCAACCGCAAAAGCGGCCTGCTTGTTCCCTCACTGTCCGCCGGTTCGGACGGCGTTTCCCTTTCCGTTCCCTATTATTTCAACCTTGCCCCCAATCTCGATGCCACGTTCGCGCCCGGCGTGATCGGCGAACGCGGCGCGGTCTTTGACGGGCAGGTACGCTACCTGCGGCCGGATTATGCCGGCCAGTCCGACCTGACCTGGCTGCCGCACGACAAGAAAAGCGGCAGGAATAACCGCTATCAGGCGAAATGGCAGCATCGGCACGACATTTCCGACACGCTTCAGGCGGGTGTCGATTTCAACCAAGTCTCCGACAGCGGCTACTACCGCGACTTTTACGGCAACAAAGAAATCGCCGGCAACGTCAACCTCAACCGCCGTGTATGGCTGGATTATGGCGGCAGGGCGGCGGGCGGCAGCCTGAATGCCGGCCTTTCGGTTCTGAAATACCAGACGCTGGCAAACCAAAGCGGCTACAAAGACAAACCGTATGCCCTGATGCCGCGCCTTTCCGCCGATTGGCGCAAAAACACCGGCAGGGCGCAAATCGGCGTGTCCGCACAATTTACCCGCTTCAGCCACGACAGCCGCCAAGACGGCAGCCGCCTCGTCGTCTATCCCGACATCAAATGGGATTTCAGCAACAGCTGGGGTTACGTCCGTCCCAAGCTCGGACTGCACGCCACCTATTACAGCCTCAACCGCTTCGGCAGCCAAGAAGCCCGACGCGTCAGCCGCACTCTGCCCATCGTCAACATCGACAGCGGCATGACCTTCGAACGCAATACGCGGATGTTTGGCGGAGAAGTCCTGCAAACCCTCGAGCCGCGCCTGTTCTACAACTATATTCCTGCCAAATCCCAAAACGACCTGCCCAATTTCGATTCGTCGGAAAGCAGCTTCGGCTACGGGCAGCTCTTTCGCGAAAACCTCTATTACGGCAACGACAGGATTAACACCGCAAACAGCCTTTCCGCCGCCGTGCAAAGCCGTATTTTGGACGGCGCGACGGGGGAAGAGCGTTTCCGCGCCGGCATCGGTCAGAAATTCTACTTCAAAAACGACGCAGTCATGCTTGACGGCAGTGTCGGCAAAAAACCGCGCAGCCGTTCCGACTGGGTGGCATTCGCCTCCAGCGGCATCGGCAGCCGCTTCATCCTCGACAGCAGCATCCACTACAACCAAAACGACAAACGCGCCGAGAACTACGCCGTCGGTGCAAGCTACCGTCCCGCACAGGGCAAAGTGCTGAACGCCCGCTACAAATACGGGCGCAACGAAAAAATCTACCTGAAGTCCGACGGTTCCTATTTTTACGACAAACTCAGCCAGCTCGACCTGTCCGCACAATGGCCGCTGACGCGCAACCTGTCGGCCGTCGTCCGTTACAACTACGGTTTTGAAGCCAAAAAACCGATAGAGGTGCTGGCGGGTGCGGAATACAAAAGCAGTTGCGGCTGCTGGGGCGCGGGCGTGTACGCCCAACGCTACGTTACCGGCGAAAACACCTACAAAAACGCTGTCTTTTTCTCACTTCAGTTGAAAGACCTCAGCAGTGTCGGCAGAAACCCCGCAGACAGGATGGATGTCGCCGTTCCCGGCTATATCCCCGCCCACTCTCTTTCCGCCGGACGCAACAAACGGCCCTGA
- a CDS encoding thiol:disulfide interchange protein DsbA/DsbL — protein sequence MKSRHLALGVAALFALAACDSKVQTSVPADSAPAASAAAAPAGLVEGQNYTVLANPIPQQQAGKVEVLEFFGYFCPHCAHLEPVLSKHAKSFKDDMYLRTEHVVWQKEMLTLARLAAAVDMAAADSKDVANSHIFDAMVNQKIKLQNPEVLKKWLGEQTAFDGKKVLAAYESPESQARADKMQELTETFQIDGTPTVIVGGKYKVEFADWESGMNTIDLLADKVREEQKAAQ from the coding sequence ATGAAATCCAGACACCTCGCCCTCGGCGTTGCCGCCCTGTTTGCCCTTGCCGCGTGCGACAGCAAAGTCCAAACCAGCGTCCCCGCCGACAGCGCGCCTGCCGCTTCGGCAGCCGCCGCCCCGGCAGGGCTGGTCGAAGGGCAAAACTATACCGTCCTTGCCAACCCGATTCCCCAACAGCAGGCAGGCAAAGTCGAAGTCCTTGAGTTTTTCGGCTATTTCTGTCCGCACTGCGCCCACCTCGAACCTGTTTTAAGCAAACACGCCAAGTCTTTTAAAGACGATATGTACCTGCGTACCGAACACGTCGTCTGGCAGAAAGAAATGCTGACGCTGGCACGCCTCGCCGCCGCCGTCGATATGGCTGCCGCCGACAGCAAAGATGTGGCGAACAGCCATATTTTCGATGCGATGGTCAACCAAAAAATCAAGCTGCAAAATCCGGAAGTCCTCAAAAAATGGCTGGGCGAACAAACCGCCTTTGACGGCAAAAAAGTCCTTGCCGCCTACGAGTCCCCCGAAAGCCAGGCGCGCGCCGACAAAATGCAGGAGCTGACCGAAACCTTCCAAATCGACGGTACGCCCACGGTTATCGTCGGCGGTAAATATAAAGTTGAATTTGCCGACTGGGAGTCCGGTATGAACACCATCGACCTTTTGGCGGACAAAGTACGCGAAGAACAAAAAGCCGCGCAGTAA
- a CDS encoding TIGR00730 family Rossman fold protein: MENTNRVPEQARYDAERRQADEALAGVFPAVSIFGSARTPQNHADYAFSCRLARRLSDSGIAVISGGGPGIMEAANKGAFAGKSVSVGLNIVLPHEQKPNPYQDIALRFSRFAERKAVFFRYSQAYVVMPGGFGTLDELFEILTLVQTGKVPPRPIVLVGKAFWSGLAEWINAQLLARGLISEGAASLFAISDDEDEIVAYLSEHGLQTA, translated from the coding sequence ATGGAGAATACAAACCGTGTGCCGGAGCAGGCACGTTATGATGCCGAACGCAGGCAGGCAGACGAAGCATTGGCGGGCGTGTTTCCGGCAGTCAGTATCTTCGGCAGCGCGCGCACGCCGCAGAATCATGCGGATTATGCGTTCTCCTGCCGTCTGGCGCGGCGGCTGTCGGATTCGGGCATTGCCGTCATTTCGGGCGGCGGGCCGGGGATTATGGAGGCGGCAAACAAGGGCGCGTTTGCCGGGAAGTCGGTTTCGGTGGGGCTGAACATCGTTTTGCCGCACGAGCAGAAACCGAATCCGTATCAGGACATCGCCTTGCGGTTTTCCCGTTTTGCCGAACGCAAGGCGGTGTTTTTCCGCTATTCCCAAGCATATGTCGTGATGCCGGGCGGCTTCGGGACGCTGGACGAATTGTTTGAAATCCTGACCTTGGTGCAGACGGGCAAAGTGCCGCCGCGTCCGATTGTTTTGGTCGGAAAGGCGTTTTGGTCGGGCTTGGCGGAGTGGATAAACGCGCAGCTTTTGGCGCGCGGTCTGATTTCCGAAGGGGCAGCCTCTTTGTTCGCCATATCGGACGATGAAGACGAAATCGTTGCGTATCTGTCGGAACACGGGCTTCAGACGGCATAG